The Kitasatospora paranensis genome has a window encoding:
- a CDS encoding MBL fold metallo-hydrolase, with translation MSAPQTGISTHQQHYLPVSDPSPPTGAQIKVTFYGISTLLFDDGRTQILIDAFLTRPTRQTLLTSLATGEKSIASDPGVVEAWLARPEVRSVAAVFVAHSHHDHALDVAEIARRTGAQVHGSPSTLNIARGGGVPEAQLHRYRLWEPVTVGEFTVTVLPGRHPQNPPPLTDDRDLTIDAPLAQPAAFADFVEGGSFAFLIEHHGRRILVQVPSYVVGVLDDVRADVMFLSVIPIGHVDRRHTDTFYDQTIGNVRPRLVVPVHWDDFMEPAAPGLVPLGDEIPAKFDDLLERLERDNIAFGIMQGMQTVTLFQDDTLVRGDRTGPSRGTAAARLPSGGRPPIHAPTVRVSGR, from the coding sequence ATGTCCGCACCGCAGACGGGGATCAGTACCCACCAGCAGCACTACCTGCCCGTGTCCGACCCCTCTCCTCCCACAGGCGCGCAGATCAAGGTGACCTTCTACGGCATCTCCACCCTGCTGTTCGACGACGGTCGCACGCAGATTCTGATCGACGCCTTCCTCACCCGGCCCACCAGGCAGACCCTGCTCACCTCACTGGCGACCGGCGAGAAGTCGATCGCGAGCGACCCTGGAGTGGTCGAGGCATGGCTGGCGCGCCCGGAGGTCCGTTCGGTCGCCGCGGTGTTCGTTGCCCACAGCCACCACGACCACGCGCTCGACGTCGCGGAGATCGCCCGGCGTACGGGCGCGCAGGTGCACGGCTCGCCGTCCACGCTGAACATCGCCCGCGGTGGAGGCGTTCCCGAGGCACAGCTGCACCGCTACCGGCTGTGGGAGCCGGTGACGGTCGGAGAGTTCACGGTGACGGTGCTGCCGGGACGGCACCCGCAGAACCCGCCGCCGCTCACGGACGACCGCGATCTGACCATCGACGCCCCGCTGGCGCAGCCTGCCGCCTTCGCCGACTTCGTCGAGGGCGGCAGCTTCGCGTTCCTGATCGAGCACCACGGCCGGAGGATCCTGGTCCAGGTGCCCAGCTACGTCGTCGGTGTGCTCGACGACGTACGCGCGGACGTGATGTTCCTGTCCGTCATCCCGATCGGCCACGTGGACCGCCGCCACACCGACACCTTCTACGACCAGACGATCGGCAACGTCCGCCCCCGGCTGGTCGTCCCCGTGCACTGGGACGACTTCATGGAACCGGCCGCCCCCGGCCTCGTCCCGCTCGGCGACGAGATCCCGGCCAAGTTCGACGACCTCCTGGAGCGGCTCGAGCGCGACAACATCGCCTTCGGAATCATGCAGGGCATGCAGACCGTGACCCTGTTCCAGGACGACACCCTCGTGCGGGGTGACCGAACGGGCCCCTCCCGAGGCACAGCCGCGGCCAGGCTGCCCAGCGGCGGGCGGCCGCCGATCCACGCGCCGACCGTCAGGGTGTCGGGTCGCTGA
- a CDS encoding Ig-like domain-containing protein, with translation MFCTAAIAPVALSGAAHAQGTCTTSGNTTTCTFAFTGAEQTFTVPNGVTQADVTAIGGHGGLEGLGGVSGGRGAQVSGTLTGLSSGQTLYVEVGGTATNNGSCYPSSLCTGGFNGGGNTHFGGGGGGASDIRTQSRTVPLTTTDSRLIVAAGGGGAGEAAQNPCPGSPGGDAGQPGADGACGGGTGGGTGTATQGGAGGAGGGGTPSGTPGTLGTGGNGGLDTGGGGGGGFYGGGGGGNINPLVTPAGSGGGGGGGSSLVPAGGTGPTVTSAAASVTISYTTQPTVTTTLTTSPNPSLFGHPVTLTDTVCPNGGSTTIPTGTVTFTDAGATLGTAPLSPGGGDHCAQALLTWSNLLPGNHTLTAQYSGDAIYPAPAPESATQTVNCTRTVTGSVASVVATGESTCVLNATVHGNVAAAAGSALFIGNSTVQGDITSFSGTLVGVCGATVSGSVAVYGAGKFVVIGDPGDDHCAANQINQMVALSNNTGGLELVGNHIGRSVAVANNTGTGPFPEDNRPEIEGNTIGGSLACSGNTPPPPTTATPTPSPAPARASAAPCNPPGRASRPRVNPRSARVRCRTPCSGRGLHVARSRCRCRFSGRCGSRISARRRSRRHRHRPGRRAGRGGAVPGMDAHRAPRRQPGRGTQRRRPGEADGPRDAVRRPPGRDRATDPTPHHRRRRPGPVEPRPIGAPTGQRHRPPGPPPVSPTPDPGAPCPLPRRHRARRRCRTRRRRTPGPARGLRLQRPHRLPHRLPRQRPPPPTRPRRRRPGAPPLREAWRGSAHRFRSPRRSSSSQPPP, from the coding sequence GTGTTCTGCACCGCCGCCATCGCCCCGGTGGCGCTGTCCGGGGCCGCCCATGCCCAGGGCACCTGCACGACCTCCGGTAACACCACCACCTGTACGTTCGCCTTCACCGGCGCCGAGCAGACGTTCACCGTCCCCAACGGCGTCACGCAAGCCGACGTCACGGCCATCGGCGGCCACGGCGGCCTGGAGGGGCTCGGTGGCGTGAGCGGCGGCCGTGGCGCTCAGGTGTCGGGCACCCTCACGGGGCTGTCCAGCGGACAGACGCTCTACGTCGAAGTCGGCGGCACCGCCACCAACAACGGATCCTGTTACCCCTCCTCGCTGTGCACCGGCGGCTTCAACGGCGGCGGCAACACCCACTTCGGCGGGGGCGGAGGCGGAGCCTCCGACATCCGCACCCAGTCCCGCACCGTCCCCCTCACCACCACCGATTCCCGTCTCATCGTCGCCGCGGGCGGCGGTGGAGCCGGTGAAGCCGCTCAAAACCCCTGCCCGGGAAGCCCGGGTGGGGATGCCGGTCAGCCGGGCGCGGACGGGGCCTGCGGCGGAGGAACCGGCGGCGGGACGGGCACGGCCACCCAGGGCGGGGCCGGCGGCGCCGGGGGCGGCGGGACACCATCCGGTACGCCCGGCACGCTCGGCACCGGCGGCAACGGCGGCCTGGACACGGGCGGCGGAGGCGGCGGAGGCTTCTACGGCGGAGGCGGCGGAGGCAACATCAACCCTCTGGTCACCCCGGCCGGGAGTGGAGGCGGTGGGGGCGGCGGCTCGTCCCTCGTCCCCGCCGGCGGCACCGGCCCCACGGTGACCAGCGCCGCCGCGAGCGTCACCATCAGCTACACCACCCAGCCCACCGTGACGACCACGCTCACGACCTCCCCGAACCCGTCGCTGTTCGGGCACCCGGTCACGCTCACCGACACCGTCTGCCCCAACGGCGGCTCCACCACGATCCCGACGGGCACCGTCACCTTCACCGACGCCGGCGCCACCCTCGGCACCGCCCCGCTGTCCCCCGGCGGAGGCGACCACTGCGCCCAGGCCCTGCTGACCTGGTCGAACCTGCTGCCCGGCAACCACACCCTGACCGCCCAGTACAGCGGCGACGCCATCTACCCGGCCCCCGCGCCGGAGAGCGCCACCCAGACGGTCAACTGCACCCGGACCGTCACCGGCTCCGTGGCCAGCGTCGTCGCCACCGGCGAGAGCACCTGCGTCCTCAACGCCACCGTCCACGGCAACGTCGCTGCCGCCGCCGGCAGCGCCCTGTTCATCGGCAACTCCACCGTCCAAGGCGACATCACCTCCTTCAGCGGCACCCTGGTCGGCGTGTGCGGCGCCACCGTCAGCGGCTCCGTCGCCGTCTACGGCGCCGGCAAGTTCGTCGTCATCGGCGATCCCGGCGACGACCACTGCGCCGCCAACCAGATCAACCAGATGGTGGCGCTCAGCAACAACACCGGCGGCCTGGAACTCGTCGGCAACCACATCGGCCGAAGCGTGGCGGTCGCCAACAACACCGGCACCGGGCCCTTCCCCGAGGACAACCGCCCCGAGATCGAAGGCAACACCATCGGCGGCTCCCTGGCCTGCTCGGGCAACACCCCACCCCCACCAACGACGGCCACCCCAACACCGTCACCGGCGCCCGCACGGGCCAGTGCAGCACCCTGTAACCCACCCGGCCGCGCATCTCGCCCCCGGGTGAACCCCCGTAGTGCCCGCGTCCGCTGCCGCACTCCATGCAGCGGACGCGGGCTCCACGTCGCTCGGAGCCGCTGCAGGTGCAGGTTCTCGGGCCGTTGCGGATCACGGATATCGGCCAGGCGCCGATCGCGCCGCCATCGCCACCGGCCTGGGCGTCGAGCCGGCCGCGGAGGTGCTGTACCGGGCATGGATGCGCATCGAGCACCGCGCCGGCAACCCGGCCGGGGTACGCAACGTCGCCGACCAGGCGAGGCAGATGGCCCGCGAGATGCGGTTCGACGGCCTCCAGGACGCGACCGCGCGACCGATCCAACGCCGCACCACCGGCGGCGCCGTCCGGGGCCTGTAGAACCGCGTCCCATCGGCGCGCCGACCGGACAGCGCCACCGTCCGCCCGGCCCGCCTCCCGTTTCCCCGACACCCGATCCAGGAGCCCCATGCCCCCTGCCCCGCCGACACCGCGCTCGCCGCCGCTGCCGGACTCGCCGCCGGCGCACTCCTGGTCCGGCCCGCGGGCTTCGCCTGCAGCGTCCCCACCGGCTCCCGCACCGCCTGCCCCGACAGCGGCCACCACCTCCTACGCGGCCGCGCCGCCGTCGACCTGGTGCTCCGCCACTGCGGGAAGCGTGGCGCGGCTCGGCCCACCGGTTCCGATCCCCGAGGCGCTCATCGTCCTCGCAGCCGCCGCCGTGA
- a CDS encoding TetR family transcriptional regulator C-terminal domain-containing protein: MEHLAGSSSRERQWFVVSMEFTLHAARHPEVADDLAVREERLVEGLAEVLLDLLARDGRRPALPVADLARLVMAVSEGLNAHAVTHPQADAATGGLARRVLPPVLRALSDPTP, from the coding sequence CTGGAGCACCTCGCGGGCAGCAGCAGCCGCGAGCGGCAGTGGTTCGTTGTGTCGATGGAGTTCACCCTCCACGCGGCCCGCCACCCCGAGGTGGCCGACGACCTCGCAGTTCGCGAGGAGCGGCTGGTGGAGGGTCTGGCCGAGGTGCTGCTCGACCTGCTCGCCCGCGACGGCCGCCGGCCGGCGCTGCCCGTGGCCGACCTGGCCCGGCTGGTGATGGCGGTGTCCGAGGGCCTCAACGCCCACGCCGTCACGCACCCTCAGGCCGACGCCGCCACCGGCGGACTGGCCAGACGCGTCCTGCCGCCGGTGCTCCGTGCGCTCAGCGACCCGACACCCTGA
- a CDS encoding TetR/AcrR family transcriptional regulator, whose product MGTQRRIVRERVRQTATRSGLVLSREVITDAALRLIAEHGSDALSVRRLGAALEASPTAIYRHFTDMDDLVLEVADRLIGVSLEGFERGPDWREDLRELAHRVHRVYLEQPRVAALVAARTTGRVNESRIIEVLLAVIGSAGFDDAETVSVYRAYADLVLAFSGIDAAFSALPQPIGDADRARWEADHALVSPTTHPTLTRLASLLAEQAGTSAFETALELFLDGVEGHLERKRRSARGRPTDPRSAD is encoded by the coding sequence GTGGGCACCCAACGGAGGATCGTCCGGGAGCGCGTTCGCCAGACCGCCACCCGGTCGGGGCTGGTGCTCTCCCGCGAGGTCATCACCGACGCCGCACTGCGGCTCATCGCCGAGCACGGCAGCGACGCGCTCTCCGTGCGGCGCCTCGGAGCAGCCCTGGAGGCCAGCCCCACGGCGATCTACCGCCACTTCACCGACATGGACGACCTTGTCCTGGAGGTCGCCGACCGGCTCATCGGCGTCAGCCTGGAAGGCTTCGAACGCGGACCGGACTGGCGCGAGGACTTGCGCGAACTGGCGCACCGCGTCCACCGCGTCTACCTTGAGCAGCCCCGCGTCGCCGCGCTCGTCGCGGCGCGCACGACGGGGCGCGTCAACGAGTCGCGGATCATCGAAGTGCTGCTCGCCGTCATCGGCTCCGCAGGCTTCGACGACGCCGAGACGGTGTCCGTGTACCGTGCCTACGCCGACCTGGTTCTGGCCTTCTCCGGGATCGACGCCGCCTTCAGCGCCCTGCCCCAACCGATCGGGGACGCGGATCGCGCCCGATGGGAGGCCGACCACGCCCTCGTATCCCCCACCACCCACCCCACCCTCACCCGCCTCGCGTCGCTCCTCGCCGAGCAGGCCGGGACATCGGCATTCGAAACCGCCCTGGAGCTCTTCCTGGACGGGGTCGAGGGTCACTTGGAGCGCAAGCGCCGCAGCGCACGCGGACGACCGACGGATCCACGGTCCGCCGACTGA
- a CDS encoding QsdR family transcriptional regulator, giving the protein MTPASEPNNLLPQVRRPNRELAVQYARRVFLHGDRLDMRTLASALDVGRSTLYRWVGDRETLLARILADLSAETWAHILQATQGEGTAPVLADIRRFMEVTAAYEPLRMFAGQEPTVALRVLMAEGGRVNTALNQGIRASLAEHKVAGVDARTVDIMVQLGTALQWTPIVIGEAPAIDRAITLIDHLLDRS; this is encoded by the coding sequence GTGACCCCCGCTTCCGAGCCGAACAACCTGCTGCCCCAGGTGCGGCGGCCGAACCGCGAGCTCGCCGTGCAGTACGCGCGGCGCGTGTTCCTGCACGGCGACCGCCTGGACATGCGGACCCTCGCTTCCGCCCTGGACGTGGGACGCAGCACGCTCTACCGGTGGGTCGGCGACCGCGAGACCCTCCTCGCACGGATCCTGGCCGACCTCAGCGCCGAGACCTGGGCACACATCCTGCAAGCCACGCAGGGCGAGGGAACTGCCCCGGTCCTCGCGGACATCCGCCGGTTCATGGAAGTCACCGCCGCGTACGAACCGCTGCGCATGTTCGCCGGGCAGGAACCCACCGTCGCCCTGCGCGTCCTGATGGCCGAGGGCGGCCGGGTCAACACGGCACTGAACCAGGGGATCCGTGCCAGCCTGGCCGAGCACAAGGTGGCCGGCGTCGACGCACGGACCGTGGACATCATGGTGCAACTGGGCACCGCGCTGCAGTGGACACCCATCGTCATCGGCGAAGCGCCGGCCATCGACAGGGCCATCACCTTGATCGACCACCTGCTCGACCGGTCCTGA
- a CDS encoding APC family permease produces MQASSPTTPPQAAQQPDVQLRQVVGPLQGAVIAMSSTAPTLSIGIGMGVIAAVVGGAVPAMVILAFLPILGIASAYAQLNSVQRNLGTGFVWVRRAFGAKAGSWLGFQSAWVTVVGTTIYLAYGSQVCGAMVLTFAGEMHLHSVIGLALDPGSIALTTVLGLIVLALLTWGAIRGANVAARFQTWLILFEYAVLIGFCGYAVIVGTHPFSLSWFNPASVPSLKLLVTGLVVSVYIFWGWDSVYTVTEETRNPRDAARAGFGSLWLMLGMFLLAALGFERLFSVPQMTQNASSLLPYLGTALAKQPIAALPLLALLFSSIASLQAGVLPIARQTLAMGREGALGPVWTRLHPRYATPAVGTLLLCSIAALLAVLAIGVGTLNQFIAAAATAVGMLVSLYYGLAGLACALHFRDRLRAGVLAALRSVVLPALSAAVLFALGGFLAYTDWTSASSFAWNAANGRFLAAVPVAIVLAGVAFSAWAKWGRRSAYFQPEPLAPQPSGSPAAEAVAEPGA; encoded by the coding sequence ATGCAAGCATCGAGTCCCACCACGCCGCCGCAAGCAGCGCAGCAGCCGGACGTACAGCTGCGCCAGGTGGTCGGCCCGCTCCAGGGCGCCGTCATCGCCATGTCCAGTACCGCGCCGACGCTGAGCATCGGCATCGGGATGGGGGTGATCGCCGCAGTCGTCGGCGGCGCCGTCCCCGCCATGGTGATCCTGGCGTTCCTGCCGATTCTGGGTATCGCCAGTGCCTATGCGCAGCTGAACAGCGTCCAGCGGAACCTGGGTACGGGTTTTGTGTGGGTCCGGCGAGCTTTCGGCGCCAAGGCCGGCTCCTGGCTGGGTTTCCAGAGCGCCTGGGTCACCGTCGTCGGCACCACGATCTACCTTGCCTACGGCAGCCAGGTGTGCGGCGCCATGGTGCTGACCTTCGCGGGCGAGATGCATCTGCACTCCGTGATCGGCCTCGCCCTCGACCCGGGATCGATCGCGCTGACGACCGTCCTCGGCCTGATCGTCCTGGCGCTGCTCACCTGGGGCGCGATCCGCGGCGCCAACGTTGCGGCACGGTTCCAGACCTGGCTGATCCTCTTCGAGTACGCGGTCCTGATCGGATTCTGCGGCTATGCGGTGATCGTCGGCACGCACCCGTTCAGCCTGAGCTGGTTCAACCCGGCTTCGGTGCCGTCGCTCAAGTTGCTGGTCACCGGACTGGTCGTCAGCGTCTACATCTTCTGGGGCTGGGACAGTGTCTACACCGTGACCGAGGAGACCAGGAACCCGCGCGACGCGGCGCGGGCCGGCTTCGGTTCGCTCTGGCTCATGCTGGGGATGTTCCTGCTCGCGGCCCTCGGCTTCGAGCGGCTGTTCAGCGTCCCGCAGATGACCCAGAACGCCTCCAGCCTGCTCCCCTACCTGGGCACAGCGCTGGCAAAGCAGCCGATCGCCGCTCTGCCGCTACTGGCGCTGCTCTTCTCGTCGATCGCATCCCTGCAAGCAGGCGTCCTGCCCATCGCCCGGCAGACCCTGGCCATGGGACGGGAGGGGGCTCTCGGTCCGGTGTGGACGAGGCTGCACCCCAGGTACGCCACCCCGGCCGTTGGCACGCTGCTGCTCTGCTCCATCGCGGCCCTGCTGGCCGTGCTCGCCATCGGCGTGGGAACGCTCAACCAGTTCATCGCTGCGGCGGCCACCGCCGTCGGCATGCTGGTGTCGCTCTACTACGGGCTGGCAGGGCTCGCCTGTGCCCTGCACTTCCGCGACCGGCTGCGGGCCGGCGTGCTCGCCGCCCTGCGGTCCGTCGTCCTCCCGGCCTTGAGCGCGGCGGTGCTGTTCGCGCTGGGCGGCTTCCTCGCCTACACGGACTGGACCTCGGCCTCGTCGTTCGCCTGGAACGCGGCCAACGGCCGCTTCCTGGCCGCGGTCCCGGTCGCGATCGTGCTGGCCGGTGTCGCCTTCTCGGCCTGGGCGAAGTGGGGCCGCAGGTCGGCCTATTTCCAGCCCGAGCCGCTTGCCCCGCAACCGTCCGGAAGCCCAGCCGCCGAGGCAGTTGCGGAACCGGGGGCGTAG
- a CDS encoding amidohydrolase: MTSPVADLLFSNGPVFTPPGPHSPGTPTFAHDTVAVLDGRIVAFDDEARAMAGAGTQEIDLAGKLLVPGFQDAHIHAVAGGLELGQCDLTGVVDQDALLARIAAYASANPHTEWITGAGWSLETFEGGLPTRRLLDSVVPDRPALLYNRDHHGAWTNTRALELAGITASSPDPVDGRIERDADGHPTGMLQEGAVLLVARHIPEPSQADLDTALLRAQQYLHSLGITGWQDAIVGTGMGLADNLPVYVRAARSGALTARVRGALWWDRERGLEQLDELLIRREAGRVGRFTAGSVKIMQDGIIENRTAALTQPYLDACGCSTGESGLSFVDPKLLPGIVTELDRHGFQVHFHALGDRAVREALDAIEAAHAANGPSTNRHHLAHLQVVHPDDVARFARIGATANIQPLWASHEPQMDGLAIPLLGARRTTWQYPFASLVQSGTTLAAGSDWPVSSPDPIAGLHVAVNRVQPDGNDEPFLPVEQLSLTQALTAYTAGSAWVNHHDDTGTIRRGASADLVVLDRNPFAYPAAQIHRTRVLATFVRGERVWAQQA, translated from the coding sequence ATGACGTCCCCCGTCGCCGACCTCCTCTTCAGCAACGGTCCCGTGTTCACTCCTCCCGGCCCGCACAGCCCCGGGACGCCGACCTTCGCCCACGACACAGTCGCCGTGCTGGACGGCCGGATCGTGGCCTTCGACGACGAGGCCCGGGCCATGGCCGGCGCGGGAACCCAGGAGATCGACCTCGCCGGAAAGCTGCTCGTCCCGGGATTCCAGGACGCCCACATCCACGCCGTGGCCGGAGGCCTGGAACTGGGCCAGTGCGACCTCACGGGCGTCGTCGACCAGGACGCACTGCTGGCACGCATCGCCGCCTACGCCTCCGCCAACCCGCACACGGAGTGGATCACGGGAGCCGGCTGGTCGCTGGAGACCTTCGAGGGCGGCCTGCCAACCCGCCGGCTGCTCGACTCCGTCGTCCCCGACCGGCCCGCCCTGTTGTACAACCGCGACCACCACGGCGCCTGGACCAACACCCGCGCCCTGGAACTGGCCGGCATCACAGCGTCCAGCCCCGATCCGGTCGACGGCCGCATCGAGCGCGACGCCGACGGCCACCCGACGGGCATGCTCCAGGAAGGAGCCGTCCTCCTGGTCGCCAGGCACATCCCGGAGCCCTCCCAGGCAGACCTCGACACCGCCCTGCTCCGCGCCCAGCAGTACCTTCACTCCCTCGGGATCACCGGCTGGCAGGACGCCATCGTCGGAACGGGCATGGGGCTGGCGGACAACCTCCCCGTGTACGTCCGCGCCGCTCGGTCCGGCGCGCTGACGGCGCGGGTCCGCGGCGCCCTGTGGTGGGACCGGGAACGCGGCCTCGAGCAGCTCGACGAGCTCCTCATCCGCCGCGAGGCCGGCCGGGTCGGACGGTTCACCGCCGGATCCGTCAAGATCATGCAGGACGGCATCATCGAGAACCGCACGGCCGCACTGACCCAGCCCTATCTCGATGCCTGCGGCTGCTCCACAGGAGAAAGCGGCCTGAGTTTCGTCGACCCGAAGCTGCTGCCCGGCATCGTCACCGAGCTCGACCGGCACGGCTTCCAGGTGCACTTCCACGCGCTCGGTGACCGAGCGGTACGGGAGGCTCTGGACGCGATAGAAGCAGCGCACGCCGCCAACGGGCCGTCGACCAACCGACACCACCTGGCACACCTTCAGGTCGTGCACCCCGACGATGTCGCCCGCTTCGCCCGGATCGGCGCCACCGCCAACATCCAGCCGCTGTGGGCTTCGCACGAGCCGCAAATGGACGGCCTCGCCATCCCGCTACTCGGCGCCCGGCGCACCACGTGGCAGTACCCCTTTGCCTCCCTTGTGCAGAGCGGCACGACACTGGCCGCCGGCAGCGACTGGCCGGTCAGCAGCCCCGACCCGATCGCAGGACTCCACGTTGCGGTCAACCGCGTGCAGCCGGACGGAAACGATGAGCCATTCCTCCCCGTGGAACAGCTCTCGCTCACTCAGGCCCTCACCGCATACACCGCAGGTTCGGCGTGGGTGAACCACCACGACGACACCGGAACCATCCGCCGCGGGGCCAGCGCCGACCTGGTCGTGCTCGACCGCAACCCGTTCGCGTACCCAGCAGCGCAGATCCACCGCACCCGCGTCCTTGCCACCTTCGTCCGCGGCGAACGAGTCTGGGCCCAGCAGGCCTGA
- a CDS encoding DUF6368 family protein, giving the protein MGGPVLVIELAEAVPAAVVERLRGVLVGSSAFFEEKRPGGYDLNVMADRLGATDPGEVDGRRPFLVYVMGPGIGDEETFEAEHADGPDLEPLIGFSPTHAVDVIAGCNGPIDHLVTALLTAAIMDVVGGVANAELLDDQVAVVDGLPGVLAMTDGPLPTVFGTAEFLRAWAAQPGFRLLK; this is encoded by the coding sequence ATGGGTGGTCCAGTGTTGGTGATTGAGTTGGCCGAGGCGGTTCCGGCTGCAGTTGTAGAGCGACTCCGGGGCGTCCTGGTGGGATCGTCAGCCTTCTTCGAGGAGAAGCGCCCTGGCGGCTACGACCTCAACGTGATGGCCGACCGACTCGGTGCCACGGACCCAGGTGAAGTCGACGGTCGCCGGCCATTTCTGGTTTATGTCATGGGTCCCGGAATCGGGGACGAGGAGACCTTCGAGGCCGAGCACGCGGACGGCCCCGATCTGGAACCCCTCATCGGCTTCAGCCCGACACACGCGGTGGACGTCATCGCCGGGTGCAACGGACCGATCGATCACCTCGTCACGGCCCTGCTGACGGCTGCCATCATGGACGTAGTCGGCGGTGTTGCCAACGCTGAGCTACTGGATGACCAGGTTGCAGTCGTGGACGGACTTCCGGGCGTGCTCGCGATGACGGACGGCCCGTTGCCGACCGTGTTCGGCACGGCCGAATTCTTGCGCGCCTGGGCTGCTCAACCGGGCTTCAGGCTTCTCAAATAG
- a CDS encoding DUF1214 domain-containing protein — MDGQSFFTRMLQLMADNPPGAADEPLLQRIATLGLHPGHKTAQLPKDIQAQLDRAAADGPRTVAAYRSRTASTSRNGWTVNRGLGSYGTDYPLRASVAQIGFGANLDADALYPHTTTDADGQPLHGAHHYRLHFPADSLPPVDGFWSLTMMNDRQFFADNPLDRYALGDRSNLRYNPDGSLDLHLQHDHPGPDREANWLPAPDGPFNVILRLYWPRSAALNGTWRPRPIDRVTPPAGTTG, encoded by the coding sequence ATGGACGGCCAATCCTTCTTCACCCGGATGCTGCAACTCATGGCGGACAATCCGCCCGGCGCCGCCGACGAGCCACTGCTCCAGCGCATCGCCACCCTCGGCCTGCACCCGGGACACAAGACCGCTCAGCTACCGAAAGACATTCAGGCACAGCTCGACCGGGCCGCTGCAGACGGACCGCGCACAGTCGCCGCCTACCGATCCCGCACCGCCAGCACCAGTCGCAACGGCTGGACCGTCAACCGGGGCCTCGGCTCGTACGGCACCGACTACCCGCTGCGCGCCAGCGTCGCCCAGATCGGCTTCGGCGCCAACCTCGACGCAGACGCCCTCTACCCCCACACCACCACCGACGCCGACGGCCAGCCGCTGCACGGCGCCCACCACTACCGCCTGCACTTCCCAGCCGACAGCCTGCCCCCGGTCGACGGCTTCTGGTCGCTCACGATGATGAACGACCGCCAGTTCTTCGCCGACAACCCCCTCGACCGCTACGCCCTCGGCGACCGCAGCAACCTCCGGTACAACCCCGACGGCTCCCTCGACCTCCACCTGCAGCACGACCACCCCGGCCCCGATCGCGAAGCCAACTGGCTCCCGGCGCCCGACGGGCCGTTCAACGTCATCCTCCGCCTGTACTGGCCCCGGTCGGCAGCCCTCAACGGAACATGGAGACCACGACCGATCGACCGAGTCACCCCGCCCGCTGGCACTACCGGTTAG
- a CDS encoding helix-turn-helix transcriptional regulator: MVIRSIFQDSFRNDPDTLRYARWLADLGGLTRTVPLLPMRLVIVDRSVALVPTDPSDGRRGALELHGAALIQPLCALFDELWRSGADFGLPAVRDDRDLTGSERALLQLLGEGHTDESAGRKLGLSLRTVRRMMQDLMNRLGADSRFQAGAQAVRKDWL; this comes from the coding sequence GTGGTCATCCGCAGCATCTTCCAGGACAGCTTCCGCAACGACCCCGACACCCTGCGCTATGCCCGGTGGTTGGCGGATCTGGGTGGTCTGACCCGCACCGTGCCGCTGCTGCCGATGCGGCTGGTGATCGTCGATCGCAGCGTCGCCCTGGTGCCGACCGACCCGAGCGACGGTCGTCGTGGCGCGTTGGAGCTGCACGGTGCGGCCCTGATCCAGCCGTTGTGTGCGCTGTTCGACGAACTGTGGCGCAGCGGTGCGGACTTCGGGCTGCCAGCGGTCCGTGACGATCGGGACCTGACCGGGTCGGAGCGTGCGCTGTTACAGCTGCTGGGCGAGGGTCACACGGACGAGTCCGCCGGCCGCAAGCTGGGCCTGTCCTTGCGGACGGTGCGTCGGATGATGCAGGACCTGATGAATCGTCTGGGCGCCGACAGCCGCTTCCAGGCAGGGGCCCAGGCCGTGCGGAAGGACTGGCTGTGA